In Quercus lobata isolate SW786 chromosome 12, ValleyOak3.0 Primary Assembly, whole genome shotgun sequence, a genomic segment contains:
- the LOC115972393 gene encoding agamous-like MADS-box protein AGL104 isoform X1 — MGRVKLEIKRIENNTNRQVTFSKRRNGLIKKAYELSILCDIDIALIMFSPSGRLSHFSGRRRWIEDVFTRFINLPDQEREQSLHPTEKGRHFDIQNKEHLLRTLQQLRSENDIALQIANPTAVNSDIEELQQEIGRLQQQLQMAEEQIRVYEPEPTKIASIEELESCEKNLVDTMTRVMQRKEYLLSNHLSTYDPSSLQQGITASFENEVVNWMPDGGHNHGHIFDASTSLSQLRELSSTVYDPFSQGTSSNTDPRSMGTNPSEGNFTSWSQAYNSTGHQHQQQHHHHSTALLSPTLFPHIQHGMVGPDISEMMRQEQVEIPLNGSHVQVDNEVANYDSKVHQLNNMQ; from the exons ATGGGTCGTGTTAAACTGGAGATAAAGAGAATAGAAAACAACACAAATCGACAAGTTACATTCTCAAAGCGTAGAAATGGGCTCATTAAGAAAGCCTATGAGCTTTCCATCCTTTGTGACATTGATATTGCTCTCATCATGTTCTCTCCCTCTGGTCGACTCAGCCATTTCTCGGGCAGAAGAAGGTG GATTGAGGATGTGTTCACTCGTTTCATCAATCTCCCTGATCAAGAAAGAGAACA ATCTTTACATCCTACAGAGAAGGGCAGGCATTT TGATATTCAAAACAAAGAG CATTTGCTTAGGACCTTACAGCAACTAAGGAGTGAAAATGACATTGCTCTTCAAATTGCCAA TCCGACGGCTGTTAACTCTGATATCGAG GAACTTCAACAGGAAATTGGTAGATTACAGCAACAACTACAAATGGCTGAAGAACAGATAAG GGTATATGAGCCTGAACCAACAAAAATCGCATCTATTGAAGAGCTCGAATCCTGTGAGAAAAATCTAGTTGATACCATGACACGTGTTATGCAGAGAAAG GAATATTTGCTGAGCAACCATCTATCTACTTATGATCCATCCAGTTTACAG CAAGGGATCACAGCCTCTTTCGAAAATGAAGTCGTCAATTGGATGCCGGATGGTGGACACAACCATGGACATATTTTTGATGCATCTACTTCTCTTAGTCAACTAAG GGAGCTATCATCCACAGTGTATGATCCCTTTTCGCAAGGAACAAGCTCAAACACGGACCCACGCAGCATGGGCACAAACCCAAGTGAAGGAAACTTCACATCTTGGTCTCAAGCCTACAACTCAACCGGGCACCAGCACCAGCAACAGCACCACCACCACTCCACCGCTCTCTTGTCACCGACTTTATTCCCTCACATTCAG CATGGAATGGTGGGACCAGATATATCTGAGATGATGCGACAAGAGCAAGTGGAGATCCCATTAAATGGCTCGCATGTTCAAGTGGACAATGAAGTTGCAAATTATGACTCCAAAGTTCATCAGCTTAATAATATGCAATGA
- the LOC115972393 gene encoding agamous-like MADS-box protein AGL104 isoform X2 — protein MGRVKLEIKRIENNTNRQVTFSKRRNGLIKKAYELSILCDIDIALIMFSPSGRLSHFSGRRRIEDVFTRFINLPDQEREQSLHPTEKGRHFDIQNKEHLLRTLQQLRSENDIALQIANPTAVNSDIEELQQEIGRLQQQLQMAEEQIRVYEPEPTKIASIEELESCEKNLVDTMTRVMQRKEYLLSNHLSTYDPSSLQQGITASFENEVVNWMPDGGHNHGHIFDASTSLSQLRELSSTVYDPFSQGTSSNTDPRSMGTNPSEGNFTSWSQAYNSTGHQHQQQHHHHSTALLSPTLFPHIQHGMVGPDISEMMRQEQVEIPLNGSHVQVDNEVANYDSKVHQLNNMQ, from the exons ATGGGTCGTGTTAAACTGGAGATAAAGAGAATAGAAAACAACACAAATCGACAAGTTACATTCTCAAAGCGTAGAAATGGGCTCATTAAGAAAGCCTATGAGCTTTCCATCCTTTGTGACATTGATATTGCTCTCATCATGTTCTCTCCCTCTGGTCGACTCAGCCATTTCTCGGGCAGAAGAAG GATTGAGGATGTGTTCACTCGTTTCATCAATCTCCCTGATCAAGAAAGAGAACA ATCTTTACATCCTACAGAGAAGGGCAGGCATTT TGATATTCAAAACAAAGAG CATTTGCTTAGGACCTTACAGCAACTAAGGAGTGAAAATGACATTGCTCTTCAAATTGCCAA TCCGACGGCTGTTAACTCTGATATCGAG GAACTTCAACAGGAAATTGGTAGATTACAGCAACAACTACAAATGGCTGAAGAACAGATAAG GGTATATGAGCCTGAACCAACAAAAATCGCATCTATTGAAGAGCTCGAATCCTGTGAGAAAAATCTAGTTGATACCATGACACGTGTTATGCAGAGAAAG GAATATTTGCTGAGCAACCATCTATCTACTTATGATCCATCCAGTTTACAG CAAGGGATCACAGCCTCTTTCGAAAATGAAGTCGTCAATTGGATGCCGGATGGTGGACACAACCATGGACATATTTTTGATGCATCTACTTCTCTTAGTCAACTAAG GGAGCTATCATCCACAGTGTATGATCCCTTTTCGCAAGGAACAAGCTCAAACACGGACCCACGCAGCATGGGCACAAACCCAAGTGAAGGAAACTTCACATCTTGGTCTCAAGCCTACAACTCAACCGGGCACCAGCACCAGCAACAGCACCACCACCACTCCACCGCTCTCTTGTCACCGACTTTATTCCCTCACATTCAG CATGGAATGGTGGGACCAGATATATCTGAGATGATGCGACAAGAGCAAGTGGAGATCCCATTAAATGGCTCGCATGTTCAAGTGGACAATGAAGTTGCAAATTATGACTCCAAAGTTCATCAGCTTAATAATATGCAATGA
- the LOC115972318 gene encoding heavy metal-associated isoprenylated plant protein 24 — translation MGVEGTLEYLSTLLSSAKKRKKKKQIQTVALKVRMDCEGCERKVKNVLSGVKGAKSVDVDRKQQKVTVTGFVEPKKVLKAAQSTKKKVEMWPYVPYTLVAHPYVAQAYDKKAPPNMVRSIPNTVTINETTVDDRYTNMFSDENPNACSIM, via the exons atgggaGTGGAAGGCACTTTGGAATACTTATCCACTTTATTAAGCAGTGCTAAAAAAcgcaagaagaagaagcaaattcAAACTGTAGCGCTCAAAGTCAGGATGGATTGTGAAGGGTGTGAGCGTAAGGTCAAGAATGTTCTCTCCGGAGTAAAGG GGGCTAAATCTGTGGACGTGGACAGGAAACAGCAGAAGGTGACCGTTACAGGTTTTGTTGAACCGAAGAAGGTGTTGAAGGCAGCTCAATCAACCAAGAAAAAGGTGGAGATGTGGCCTTATGTTCCATACACACTGGTGGCTCATCCTTACGTTGCTCAGGCTTATGACAAGAAGGCACCTCCTAATATGGTCAGGAGCATTCCCAATACTGTCACAATTAATGAGACCACCGTGGATGACCGCTACACCAACATGTTCAGTGATGAAAACCCAAATGCCTGCTCCATCATGTAG